The Schistocerca americana isolate TAMUIC-IGC-003095 chromosome 5, iqSchAmer2.1, whole genome shotgun sequence genome includes a window with the following:
- the LOC124616037 gene encoding uncharacterized protein LOC124616037 isoform X2: MGARTIISKKLSEHVDKESYGLADYRTTTMYDYRPHQQTWTKPVTPIPEQPHKNRIYLSELTDGNSPKRRGINKFFDDNLGDFYRNRTEKYDLYASYNPGTGEYRNIKETINK, from the exons GAAGAAGTTGTCTGAACATGTTGATAAGGAAAGTTATGGTTTAGCTGATTATCGTACTACAACAATGTATGACTATCGACCTCACCAGCAGACATGGACAAAGCCT GTCACTCCCATTCCAGAACAACCTCATAAGAATCGCATTTACTTGTCAGAGCTGACAGATGGAAATTCACCTAAACGGAGGGGTATCAACAAGTTTTTTGATGATAATCTGGGAGATTTTTATAGGAATCGCACAGAAAAATATGATCTGTATGCTTCCTACAATCCAGGGACTGGAGAGTACAGAAATATTAAAGAGACAATAAACAAATAA